GCCGTCCAGGCCGCCACCGGGCAGGGCGGCTGGCCGATGACGGTGTTCCTCACCCCCGACAAGGAGCCGTTCTACTTCGGCACCTACTTCCCGCCGCAGCCCCGGCACGGCATGCCGTCCTTCCGGCAGGTGCTGGAAGGCGTCGACGCGGCCTGGCGGGACCGCCGGCAGGAGGTCGGCGAGGTGGCCGCCCGGATCCGGGCCGACCTCGCCGAACGGGCCTCGGTCTACTCGGCCGGCTCCCACCGTCCGCCCGCGCAGGCGGATCTGCACCAGGCGCTGGTCGCCCTCAGCCGGGAGTTCGACCAGCAGCGCGGCGGCTTCGGCGACGCGCCCAAGTTCCCGCCGGCCATGGTGATCGAGTACCTGCTGCGCCACCACGCCCGGACCGGCTCGGAGGCGGCGCTGGAGATGGCCGTCCGCACCGGCGAGGCGATGGCCCGCGGCGGCATCCACGACCAGCTCGGCGGCGGCTTCGCCCGGTACGCGGTGGACGCCGGCTGGGTGGTGCCGCACTTCGAGAAGATGCTGTACGACAACGCGCTGCTGCTGCGCGCGTACCTGCACCTGTGGCGGGCGACGGGGTCCGCCCTAGCCCGCAGGGTCGCGCTGTCGACCGCGGACTTCCTGCTGCGTGAACTCCGCACGCCCGAGGGCGCGTTCGCTTCCGCGCTGGACGCCGACAGCCTCGACGAGGAGACCGGCGCCCCGGCCGAAGGCGCGTACTACGTGTGGGAGCCGGGTCAGTTGGTGGACCTGCTCGGGCCGGCCGACGCCGCCACCGCCGCCCGGCTGTTCTCGGTGACGGCGGGCGGGACCTTCGAGCACGGCACGTCGGTGCTCCAACTCCTCGCCGAACCGGAGGACTTCGACGAGTACGAGGAGATCCGGCGGCGCCTCCTCGAAGCGCGCGCGCAGCGGCCCGCGCCCGCCCGCGACGACAAGGTCGTCGCCGCCTGGAACGGCCTCGCCATCGCCGCCCTCGCCGAGACCGGCGCCCTGCTGGAGCGGCCCGACCTCGTCGAGGCCGCCGAACGCGCCGCCGACCTGCTGCTCGCCGTCCACCTCACCCCCGACGGGCGGCTGCTGCGCACCTCCCGGGACGGCTGCGCCGGTGCCAACGCGGGCGTCCTGGAGGACTACGCGGACACCGCCGAGGGCTTCCTCGCGCTGTACGCCGTCACCGGCGGGGCCGAGTGGCTCCAGCTCGCCGGCGGACTGCTCGACACCGTGCTCGGGCACTTCGCCGACGAGGCGTCCGGCGCCCTGTACGACACCGCCGACGACGCCGAGGAGCT
The nucleotide sequence above comes from Streptomyces kaniharaensis. Encoded proteins:
- a CDS encoding thioredoxin domain-containing protein yields the protein MPNRLADATSPYLLQHAENPVDWWPWGPEAFEEARRRGAPILLSVGYAACHWCHVMAHESFEDAGVAEYLNERFVAVKVDREERPDVDAVYMEAVQAATGQGGWPMTVFLTPDKEPFYFGTYFPPQPRHGMPSFRQVLEGVDAAWRDRRQEVGEVAARIRADLAERASVYSAGSHRPPAQADLHQALVALSREFDQQRGGFGDAPKFPPAMVIEYLLRHHARTGSEAALEMAVRTGEAMARGGIHDQLGGGFARYAVDAGWVVPHFEKMLYDNALLLRAYLHLWRATGSALARRVALSTADFLLRELRTPEGAFASALDADSLDEETGAPAEGAYYVWEPGQLVDLLGPADAATAARLFSVTAGGTFEHGTSVLQLLAEPEDFDEYEEIRRRLLEARAQRPAPARDDKVVAAWNGLAIAALAETGALLERPDLVEAAERAADLLLAVHLTPDGRLLRTSRDGCAGANAGVLEDYADTAEGFLALYAVTGGAEWLQLAGGLLDTVLGHFADEASGALYDTADDAEELIRRPQDPTDNATPSGWTAAAGALLAYAAYTGSDRHRTAAERALGIVGALASRAPRFIGWGLAVAEALLDGPREVAVVGPAGDPATAALRRVALLGTAPGAVVAVGEPGDPGAEVPLLADRPLMGGAPAAYVCRHFACDAPTTDAAVLAERLGVAVE